One genomic region from Brachionichthys hirsutus isolate HB-005 chromosome 24, CSIRO-AGI_Bhir_v1, whole genome shotgun sequence encodes:
- the alg11 gene encoding GDP-Man:Man(3)GlcNAc(2)-PP-Dol alpha-1,2-mannosyltransferase isoform X1 yields the protein MSGHDQLVLCLCELTRLLWKLLLPLLFLCALLLAVLVLLVLAVRLWLQSSRNARRARDGRPAVAFFHPYCNAGGGGERVLWCAIRALQNRYVDTHFVVYTGDQGVTGQQILDGARRRFNIVFPRPIRFVFLRHRLLVEPSLFPHFTLLGQSMGSIFLGWEALTEFVPDLYIDSMGYAFTLPLFRYLGGCGVGSYVHYPTISTDMLSVVRERNPRFNNPDFVSNSLFLSAFKVVYYCLFALLYGMAGSCSDLIMVNSSWTLDHILSLWRAPGRTGVVYPPCDVGAFLDIPLEEDGDKKCHSIVSIGQFRPEKDHRLQIRAFKKALDRREGAGGEEALRLVLIGGCRNQQDEDRVLMLRGLCQELGVADRVEFKLNVSFEELKREMGDATIGLHTMWNEHFGIGVVECMAAGKVILAHKSGGPKLDIVVPFEGGQTGFLAEDEDSYAETIDRILSLPVGVRLQIRRDARQSVARFSDREFDASFLAAMEPLMGTLER from the exons ATGTCGGGCCACGATCAGCTGGTCctctgtttgtgtgaactaacaAG GCTGCtgtggaagctgctgctgccccttCTGTTTCTGTGCGCGCTGCTGCTCGCCGTCCTGGTCCTGCTGGTGCTCGCCGTGCGTCTCTGGcttcagagcagcaggaacGCTCGGCGGGCGCGGGACGGCCGTCCCGCGGTGGCCTTCTTCCATCCCTACTGCAACGCTGGCGGCGGCGGAGAGCGGGTGCTCTGGTGCGCCATTAGAGCGCTGCAGAACAG GTACGTGGACACGCATTTTGTCGTGTACACGGGAGACCAGGGGGTCACAGGGCAGCAAATCCTGGATGGCGCAAGACGTCGTTTCAACATCGTGTTCCCGCGGCCGATTCGATTCGTGTTCCTGAGGCACCGGCTGCTTGTGGAACCGAGCCTGTTCCCTCACTTCACCCTGCTGGGGCAGAGCATGGGCTCCATCTTCCTGGGATGGGAGGCGCTGACCGAATTTGTCCCGGACCTTTACATCGACTCCATGGGCTACGCCTTCACTCTGCCCCTGTTCCGCTACTTGGGAGGCTGCGGCGTGGGAAGTTACGTCCACTACCCGACCATCAGCACCGACATGCTGTCTGTCGTGAGGGAGAGGAACCCCAG GTTCAACAACCCGGACTTCGTCTCCAACAGCCTGTTCCTGAGCGCCTTCAAGGTGGTTTACTACTGCCTGTTCGCCCTGCTCTACGGCATGGCCGGTTCCTGCAGCGACCTCATCATGGTCAACTCCTCCTGGACCCTCGACCACATCCTGTCGCTGTGGCGGGCCCCCGGCCGCACCGGCGTGGTCTACCCACCGTGTGACGTCGGCGCGTTTCTGGACATCCCCTTGGAGGAGGACGGCGACAAGAAGTGCCACTCGATCGTTTCCATCGGGCAGTTCAGGCCGGAGAAGGACCATCGGCTCCAAATCAGAGCGTTCAAGAAGGCGCTGGACAGAAGGGAGGGGGCCGGGGGCGAGGAGGCACTGAGACTGGTTCTGATTGGCGGGTGCAGGAACCAACAAGATGAGGATCGGGTCCTCATGTTAAGGGGGCTGTGCCAGGAGCTGGGCGTGGCCGACCGAGTCGAGTTTAAACTCAACGTGTCCTTCGAGGAGCTGAAGAGAGAAATGGGGGACGCCACCATCGGACTGCACACCATGTGGAACGAGCACTTCGGAATCG GCGTCGTGGAGTGCATGGCAGCGGGGAAGGTCATCCTGGCCCACAAGTCCGGTGGACCCAAGCTGGACATCGTTGTCCCTTTCGAAGGAGGCCAGACGGGTTTCCTGGCGGAAGACGAGGACAGTTATGCGGAAACCATAGACAGGATCCTGTCGCTTCCCGTCGGCGTCCGGCTGCAGATCAGACGCGACGCTCGCCAGTCCGTGGCTCGTTTCTCAGACCGGGAGTTTGACGCCTCCTTCCTCGCCGCTATGGAGCCTCTGATGGGAACGCTCGAACGATGA
- the alg11 gene encoding GDP-Man:Man(3)GlcNAc(2)-PP-Dol alpha-1,2-mannosyltransferase isoform X2, which produces MSGHDQLVLCLCELTSWLQSSRNARRARDGRPAVAFFHPYCNAGGGGERVLWCAIRALQNRYVDTHFVVYTGDQGVTGQQILDGARRRFNIVFPRPIRFVFLRHRLLVEPSLFPHFTLLGQSMGSIFLGWEALTEFVPDLYIDSMGYAFTLPLFRYLGGCGVGSYVHYPTISTDMLSVVRERNPRFNNPDFVSNSLFLSAFKVVYYCLFALLYGMAGSCSDLIMVNSSWTLDHILSLWRAPGRTGVVYPPCDVGAFLDIPLEEDGDKKCHSIVSIGQFRPEKDHRLQIRAFKKALDRREGAGGEEALRLVLIGGCRNQQDEDRVLMLRGLCQELGVADRVEFKLNVSFEELKREMGDATIGLHTMWNEHFGIGVVECMAAGKVILAHKSGGPKLDIVVPFEGGQTGFLAEDEDSYAETIDRILSLPVGVRLQIRRDARQSVARFSDREFDASFLAAMEPLMGTLER; this is translated from the exons ATGTCGGGCCACGATCAGCTGGTCctctgtttgtgtgaactaacaAG CTGGcttcagagcagcaggaacGCTCGGCGGGCGCGGGACGGCCGTCCCGCGGTGGCCTTCTTCCATCCCTACTGCAACGCTGGCGGCGGCGGAGAGCGGGTGCTCTGGTGCGCCATTAGAGCGCTGCAGAACAG GTACGTGGACACGCATTTTGTCGTGTACACGGGAGACCAGGGGGTCACAGGGCAGCAAATCCTGGATGGCGCAAGACGTCGTTTCAACATCGTGTTCCCGCGGCCGATTCGATTCGTGTTCCTGAGGCACCGGCTGCTTGTGGAACCGAGCCTGTTCCCTCACTTCACCCTGCTGGGGCAGAGCATGGGCTCCATCTTCCTGGGATGGGAGGCGCTGACCGAATTTGTCCCGGACCTTTACATCGACTCCATGGGCTACGCCTTCACTCTGCCCCTGTTCCGCTACTTGGGAGGCTGCGGCGTGGGAAGTTACGTCCACTACCCGACCATCAGCACCGACATGCTGTCTGTCGTGAGGGAGAGGAACCCCAG GTTCAACAACCCGGACTTCGTCTCCAACAGCCTGTTCCTGAGCGCCTTCAAGGTGGTTTACTACTGCCTGTTCGCCCTGCTCTACGGCATGGCCGGTTCCTGCAGCGACCTCATCATGGTCAACTCCTCCTGGACCCTCGACCACATCCTGTCGCTGTGGCGGGCCCCCGGCCGCACCGGCGTGGTCTACCCACCGTGTGACGTCGGCGCGTTTCTGGACATCCCCTTGGAGGAGGACGGCGACAAGAAGTGCCACTCGATCGTTTCCATCGGGCAGTTCAGGCCGGAGAAGGACCATCGGCTCCAAATCAGAGCGTTCAAGAAGGCGCTGGACAGAAGGGAGGGGGCCGGGGGCGAGGAGGCACTGAGACTGGTTCTGATTGGCGGGTGCAGGAACCAACAAGATGAGGATCGGGTCCTCATGTTAAGGGGGCTGTGCCAGGAGCTGGGCGTGGCCGACCGAGTCGAGTTTAAACTCAACGTGTCCTTCGAGGAGCTGAAGAGAGAAATGGGGGACGCCACCATCGGACTGCACACCATGTGGAACGAGCACTTCGGAATCG GCGTCGTGGAGTGCATGGCAGCGGGGAAGGTCATCCTGGCCCACAAGTCCGGTGGACCCAAGCTGGACATCGTTGTCCCTTTCGAAGGAGGCCAGACGGGTTTCCTGGCGGAAGACGAGGACAGTTATGCGGAAACCATAGACAGGATCCTGTCGCTTCCCGTCGGCGTCCGGCTGCAGATCAGACGCGACGCTCGCCAGTCCGTGGCTCGTTTCTCAGACCGGGAGTTTGACGCCTCCTTCCTCGCCGCTATGGAGCCTCTGATGGGAACGCTCGAACGATGA